In one window of Chryseobacterium phocaeense DNA:
- a CDS encoding XRE family transcriptional regulator encodes MSIFSNNIRFLRAKRDLSQQSVANELAISRVRYSKYENGVSEPPIELLVKMSKYFHVSIDLLVSVDIRKYPLEEMLKLPDNRIVLPVAVDSHGNDTIEIIPQKASMGYLEGYSDVGYIESLQRIALPFLNNGKYRAFPADGDSMPPFRNGSYIVGKYVEGISELKPGKTYVFITLNDGITYKRFKEIKGNSVCVSADNTFYEPYDIPFNEIVEIWQYASGIFPEDFEPGDYESYNFKEMFRELKKDIKDLDRKVSKRRKV; translated from the coding sequence ATGTCAATTTTTTCAAATAATATACGCTTTCTAAGAGCAAAGAGAGACCTTTCCCAACAGTCTGTAGCCAATGAACTGGCGATTTCCCGTGTCCGGTATTCCAAATATGAAAACGGGGTTTCGGAACCGCCTATTGAACTGCTGGTTAAAATGTCTAAATATTTTCATGTCAGCATTGATCTCCTGGTTTCCGTAGATATCCGTAAATATCCTCTGGAAGAAATGCTGAAGCTTCCGGATAACAGGATTGTACTTCCGGTAGCGGTAGACAGCCATGGAAATGATACTATTGAGATCATTCCGCAGAAAGCTTCTATGGGATATCTGGAAGGCTACAGTGATGTTGGCTATATCGAAAGCCTTCAGAGAATTGCGCTGCCTTTTCTTAACAATGGTAAATACAGGGCTTTTCCAGCTGACGGAGATTCTATGCCGCCGTTCAGGAACGGTTCCTATATTGTAGGAAAATACGTAGAGGGGATCAGTGAACTGAAACCCGGAAAGACCTATGTTTTCATCACATTGAATGACGGGATCACCTACAAACGTTTTAAGGAAATTAAAGGAAATTCAGTCTGTGTAAGTGCAGATAATACATTCTATGAACCCTACGATATCCCGTTCAATGAAATTGTGGAGATCTGGCAGTATGCATCAGGGATTTTCCCTGAAGATTTTGAGCCGGGTGATTATGAAAGTTATAATTTCAAGGAAATGTTCAGGGAACTGAAAAAGGATATTAAAGATCTGGACCGTAAAGTTTCAAAACGAAGAAAAGTTTAA
- a CDS encoding RteC domain-containing protein has protein sequence MEIVLNKILSQIHYQEDKLSSQMMPTANEAYQMTLFLKELLCAIKIKVLQAGFKDEQQEIEFFRNIKPQILGKLIYYNKVFRIETTCPVNNGKIHHSYYENLLKNLKSEYKENICNEDFYRYYRAGRTDRDHTYFKLGKINYHDGLKSGVFEIDLSFSTYYDNKIAHIIANELLYTYMLSKINPEENTDTILQNLDTNKDISWTNSQNALIELIYALYASNSIAYGKIGIRKLALIFQVLFRTPLNDIHHSFHRMKTRAGSRTAFLDQLKISLEEYMDKDL, from the coding sequence ATGGAAATCGTGTTGAATAAAATATTATCGCAAATTCATTATCAAGAAGACAAACTATCTTCTCAAATGATGCCAACAGCGAATGAGGCTTATCAAATGACGTTGTTCCTAAAAGAACTGCTCTGTGCCATAAAAATCAAAGTCTTACAAGCCGGATTTAAAGATGAACAACAGGAGATTGAATTTTTCAGGAATATCAAACCGCAAATATTAGGAAAACTAATTTACTACAATAAAGTATTCCGCATAGAAACAACCTGTCCTGTCAATAACGGCAAAATACATCATAGCTACTACGAAAACCTATTAAAAAATCTGAAATCAGAATATAAGGAAAATATTTGTAATGAAGATTTTTATAGATATTACCGAGCTGGTAGAACAGATCGTGACCATACTTATTTCAAACTTGGAAAGATCAATTATCACGATGGTTTGAAAAGTGGCGTATTTGAAATTGACCTCAGCTTCTCAACGTATTATGATAATAAGATTGCACATATTATTGCTAATGAATTACTTTATACTTACATGCTCAGCAAAATCAATCCCGAAGAAAACACAGACACGATTTTACAGAATTTAGATACAAATAAGGATATTTCATGGACAAATTCTCAAAATGCACTTATTGAGCTCATATACGCTCTCTATGCTTCAAATTCCATTGCATACGGAAAAATAGGGATAAGAAAATTGGCTTTGATTTTTCAAGTGCTGTTTAGAACTCCGTTAAACGATATTCATCATTCTTTCCACCGAATGAAAACAAGAGCAGGTTCAAGAACTGCATTTTTAGACCAGCTTAAAATATCCCTCGAAGAATATATGGATAAAGACCTTTAG
- a CDS encoding helix-turn-helix domain-containing protein: MKIITIEEEAWQQLNSSINAIADYLKRQEDKSYDDLWLNNHEVCQYLHISEKTLWRMRTKGEIAYSKIYGQYFYTIGAIKDMLNANAVQSSDEFMQELMAKGKSFIEKGRKLKTDKK, encoded by the coding sequence ATGAAAATAATAACCATTGAAGAGGAAGCCTGGCAACAGCTTAACAGCAGTATCAATGCCATTGCCGACTATCTGAAAAGACAGGAAGATAAAAGCTATGATGATCTGTGGCTCAATAACCACGAGGTATGCCAATACCTGCACATCAGCGAGAAAACGCTGTGGCGTATGCGTACCAAAGGCGAGATTGCTTATTCAAAAATCTATGGTCAATATTTCTACACCATAGGAGCAATTAAGGATATGCTCAATGCCAATGCCGTACAGAGCAGTGATGAATTTATGCAGGAGCTTATGGCAAAAGGCAAAAGCTTTATCGAAAAAGGCAGAAAGCTAAAGACAGATAAAAAATAG
- a CDS encoding helix-turn-helix domain-containing protein, producing the protein MNIDRMEFLAWMERLMGRLDMLGDNIDELQKKRNSIDGEELLDNQDLLQMLKISNRSLQRYRSIGKLPYYTISGKLYYKLSDVHQFIRESFNPPSTK; encoded by the coding sequence ATGAATATTGACAGAATGGAATTTTTGGCGTGGATGGAACGCTTAATGGGTCGCTTGGATATGCTGGGCGACAATATAGATGAACTGCAAAAGAAACGCAACAGCATAGACGGCGAGGAATTGCTGGATAACCAGGATTTGCTTCAAATGCTTAAAATCAGCAACCGCTCCCTGCAACGGTATCGCTCCATTGGCAAACTACCCTATTATACGATAAGCGGAAAGCTGTATTACAAGCTATCCGATGTACATCAGTTCATAAGAGAGAGCTTTAACCCACCCTCAACCAAATGA
- a CDS encoding DUF3945 domain-containing protein, whose product MSEETTNKKEMPEQLSDILLVLDKEKMKIQAIKSIDENGKMETVDPTKKNQNQFMRVDKSGDFFSNFFSNFFSQLKNPTNFSFFKVPAPIAVKKAQEMQKQVDKPTPEGEKVMKEHEVKTEPQQDKKQENQKNMATTQTTPEASEYRYKPEQIDWDTMKNLGLSKEYLEKRNLLDPLLRGYKTNELLPIGVNFGGTILRTDARLSLQQAEDGNVIVAIHGIKKEPNLHFEFFGHKFTDEDKKNLLETGNMGRVVNLTNTKTGELMPSIISIDRLTNDVIALRTDFIKIPDEIKGVKLNDEQKQTLIEGKPLKLEGMISTKGTEFSATVQFNADKRYVEFLFDRNNSNRQTQSNGQTQNNGQSNQQSQPQEAPKTFRGKELTDEQHKDFKAGQTVYIDGLKDKKGQPYQGYITFNAETGKTNFQFPSQVKAQAKPAEAHKTQTAVNSEGKTNEATKNINEPLKSGQQRPKNKQQQEKSETPAKSKGRKM is encoded by the coding sequence ATGAGCGAAGAAACGACAAATAAGAAGGAAATGCCCGAACAATTATCGGACATATTATTGGTACTGGATAAAGAAAAAATGAAAATCCAAGCCATAAAGAGTATTGACGAGAACGGGAAAATGGAAACCGTTGACCCCACTAAGAAAAACCAAAACCAGTTTATGCGTGTGGATAAAAGCGGTGATTTTTTTTCCAACTTCTTCTCTAATTTTTTCAGCCAGCTAAAGAACCCTACCAATTTTTCATTTTTCAAAGTGCCTGCACCTATTGCGGTTAAAAAAGCACAGGAAATGCAAAAGCAGGTTGATAAGCCCACTCCCGAAGGTGAAAAAGTGATGAAAGAACACGAAGTAAAAACAGAACCGCAACAGGATAAAAAACAAGAAAATCAAAAAAATATGGCAACAACACAAACAACACCGGAAGCCAGCGAGTACCGCTACAAACCGGAGCAGATTGATTGGGACACAATGAAAAACCTCGGATTAAGCAAGGAGTATCTTGAAAAAAGAAACCTGCTTGACCCTTTGTTACGAGGTTATAAAACCAATGAACTTTTGCCGATAGGCGTTAATTTCGGCGGTACTATTCTCCGCACAGATGCCCGATTGTCTTTACAGCAAGCCGAAGATGGAAATGTTATTGTAGCAATACACGGCATCAAAAAAGAACCAAACCTCCATTTTGAGTTTTTCGGACACAAGTTTACCGATGAGGACAAAAAGAACCTGCTCGAAACAGGTAATATGGGGCGTGTAGTTAACCTGACCAATACCAAAACGGGCGAACTGATGCCGTCCATTATCAGTATAGACAGGCTAACAAATGATGTAATTGCGTTGCGGACGGATTTCATAAAAATTCCCGATGAAATTAAAGGCGTGAAACTGAACGATGAGCAAAAGCAAACTTTAATAGAGGGTAAACCACTAAAGTTAGAGGGTATGATTTCCACCAAAGGAACGGAGTTTTCGGCAACGGTACAGTTCAATGCAGACAAGCGTTATGTTGAGTTCCTGTTTGACCGCAATAACTCCAACAGGCAGACCCAAAGCAATGGGCAAACTCAAAACAACGGACAAAGTAATCAGCAAAGCCAGCCGCAGGAAGCTCCAAAAACATTCAGGGGCAAAGAACTGACCGATGAGCAGCATAAGGATTTCAAAGCCGGGCAAACCGTTTACATTGACGGATTGAAAGATAAGAAAGGGCAACCGTATCAGGGTTATATCACTTTCAATGCAGAAACAGGAAAAACGAACTTCCAATTTCCAAGCCAGGTTAAAGCACAGGCAAAACCTGCCGAAGCCCACAAAACGCAAACCGCCGTCAATTCAGAGGGCAAGACCAACGAAGCGACCAAAAATATCAACGAGCCTTTAAAATCTGGGCAACAAAGACCGAAAAACAAACAACAGCAGGAAAAATCCGAAACACCTGCAAAGTCCAAAGGCAGAAAAATGTAG
- a CDS encoding type IA DNA topoisomerase, producing MKTIIAEKPSVAREIAGLVGASDKKDGYLTGNGYFVTWAFGHLIGLGMPEDYGILGFDKAALPILPNPFLLTVRKVKKDKGYTADTGALKQLKVIEQLFNRSNSIIVATDAGREGELIFRYIYEYLKCNKPFERLWISSLTEKAIKQGFDNLKDGKEFDGLYQAAQGRSRADWLVGINATQALSIAAGNGIYSLGRVQTPTLVLICKRYLESKNFSVKKYWQIQLSHNKELIDFKSISKTKWEDQKLADDTLKSIQRSKTATVTSVETKSITEQPPLLFDLTGLQKEANKKLNLSAEETLNIAQSLYERKFITYPRTGSKYIPEDMWAEIPNLVRALQDSETCKQAVGKLKWGRFNKRIVNDLRVTDHHGLLITDKIPSALNAKENSVYDMIAFRLLEALSQACIKEITDVGLQALHYDFTVKGCKVIEAGWRSIKGSFSDDDTEPVQDLPEIKKGDELKIKEASVLEKKTKPPVLYTEAGLLSAMESAGKEIENEDERKALQNIGIGTPATRAAIIETLFTRNYIQREKKSLIPTEKGLQVYELVKDRKIADVAMTAEWELALQKIENNETDAEAFQKEMETYASSITNELLQASIAQNNLPKLVCPKCKSQQLIIRDKIVKCPDEVCNWVQFRNVCGVQIGLADIENLVNKKKTSLIKGMKSKAGKKFDAYIVLNEDCKTSFEFAKNKSYKK from the coding sequence ATGAAAACAATAATCGCAGAAAAACCAAGCGTAGCAAGGGAAATAGCCGGACTTGTGGGAGCATCCGATAAAAAGGACGGCTACCTGACAGGTAACGGCTATTTTGTTACGTGGGCATTCGGTCATTTAATAGGATTGGGAATGCCCGAAGATTACGGGATTTTGGGATTTGACAAAGCAGCTTTGCCAATACTCCCAAACCCGTTTTTGCTGACCGTCCGAAAGGTCAAAAAAGACAAAGGTTATACAGCGGATACGGGTGCATTAAAGCAACTGAAAGTCATCGAACAGCTTTTTAACCGTAGTAACAGCATCATTGTAGCCACCGATGCAGGACGTGAAGGCGAACTCATTTTCAGGTACATTTATGAATACCTGAAATGCAACAAGCCCTTTGAGCGGCTTTGGATTAGTTCGCTTACCGAAAAAGCCATTAAGCAGGGGTTTGATAACCTCAAAGACGGAAAAGAATTTGATGGATTGTATCAGGCGGCACAAGGAAGAAGCCGTGCCGATTGGCTCGTGGGCATCAATGCTACACAGGCGTTGAGCATAGCCGCAGGAAATGGCATTTATTCGCTCGGAAGAGTGCAAACGCCTACACTGGTTTTGATATGCAAACGCTATTTGGAAAGTAAAAATTTCTCGGTAAAGAAATACTGGCAGATACAGTTATCGCACAACAAAGAACTGATAGATTTTAAAAGCATTTCCAAAACCAAATGGGAAGACCAAAAACTTGCCGATGATACGCTGAAATCCATTCAGCGAAGTAAAACGGCAACGGTTACATCGGTGGAAACCAAAAGTATTACAGAGCAACCGCCTCTATTGTTCGACCTTACTGGCTTGCAAAAAGAAGCCAACAAAAAGCTGAACCTTTCTGCGGAAGAAACGCTCAATATTGCCCAAAGCCTTTATGAAAGGAAGTTTATCACATACCCACGCACCGGAAGCAAGTACATTCCTGAAGATATGTGGGCAGAAATCCCCAACCTCGTAAGGGCTTTGCAGGACAGCGAAACCTGCAAGCAAGCCGTAGGGAAATTGAAATGGGGACGGTTCAATAAACGTATTGTAAACGATTTGCGTGTTACCGACCACCACGGATTATTGATTACTGATAAAATCCCATCAGCCCTGAACGCAAAGGAAAACTCCGTTTATGATATGATTGCCTTTCGATTGCTCGAAGCCCTTTCACAAGCCTGCATCAAAGAGATAACCGATGTAGGTTTACAAGCGTTGCATTATGATTTTACAGTAAAGGGTTGTAAGGTTATCGAAGCAGGCTGGCGTTCCATCAAAGGCAGTTTCTCCGATGATGATACCGAACCTGTACAGGATTTGCCCGAAATAAAAAAAGGCGATGAACTTAAAATAAAAGAAGCCTCCGTTTTGGAAAAGAAAACGAAACCGCCTGTATTATATACCGAAGCAGGGCTTTTGTCGGCTATGGAAAGTGCAGGAAAGGAAATCGAAAATGAAGACGAACGGAAAGCCTTGCAAAATATCGGTATTGGCACTCCGGCTACAAGAGCCGCAATAATTGAAACCTTGTTTACCCGCAATTATATCCAACGGGAAAAGAAATCCTTAATCCCTACCGAAAAAGGATTGCAGGTGTACGAATTGGTCAAAGACCGTAAAATTGCGGATGTGGCAATGACCGCCGAATGGGAATTGGCTTTGCAAAAAATCGAAAATAACGAAACAGATGCAGAGGCATTTCAAAAAGAAATGGAAACTTACGCCTCATCTATTACCAATGAATTGTTACAAGCTTCCATTGCCCAAAACAACCTGCCTAAATTGGTTTGCCCGAAATGCAAAAGCCAGCAACTCATTATCCGTGATAAAATAGTGAAGTGTCCTGATGAAGTTTGTAATTGGGTACAGTTCCGCAATGTGTGTGGCGTACAAATCGGCTTAGCCGATATTGAAAACCTTGTCAATAAAAAGAAAACTTCACTTATCAAAGGAATGAAAAGCAAAGCCGGAAAGAAATTCGATGCTTATATCGTGTTGAATGAGGATTGCAAAACCTCTTTTGAGTTTGCCAAAAATAAAAGCTACAAAAAGTAA
- a CDS encoding ORF6N domain-containing protein: MENKPTISTKEIRNLIYSIRGRQVMLDSDLASLYQVETKNLNKAVKRNIERFPVSFCFQLTEEEVENLRFQIGTSSLSYGGRRYLPYVFTEQGVAMASAILRSDIAVKVSVEIMEAFVEMRRMLISNASLFHRLDNIELKQLEADQKFEEIFKAMESSLYTMYGIICFNLQLVDCSFQFTQCSIIKFIHSVTLKCSEGVIEHLNLLLFLTYNIYI, encoded by the coding sequence ATGGAAAATAAGCCTACCATTAGCACAAAGGAAATCAGAAATCTGATTTATTCCATACGTGGAAGGCAAGTGATGCTGGATAGCGACCTCGCTTCCTTATATCAAGTGGAAACAAAAAACCTCAACAAAGCCGTAAAAAGAAATATTGAAAGGTTTCCCGTTTCTTTTTGCTTTCAACTGACCGAAGAGGAAGTTGAAAACTTGAGGTTCCAAATTGGAACCTCAAGTTTAAGCTACGGTGGAAGACGGTATTTGCCCTATGTTTTTACTGAACAAGGGGTCGCAATGGCTTCTGCCATACTCCGCTCAGATATAGCGGTTAAAGTCAGTGTTGAAATTATGGAAGCCTTTGTAGAAATGCGGCGTATGCTTATCAGTAATGCCTCTTTGTTTCATCGTTTGGATAACATTGAACTGAAACAATTAGAAGCTGACCAAAAATTTGAAGAGATTTTTAAAGCTATGGAAAGCAGCCTCTATACGATGTATGGAATAATCTGCTTCAATCTCCAACTCGTTGATTGCAGTTTCCAGTTTACACAATGTTCCATTATAAAATTTATCCATTCAGTTACTTTGAAATGTTCAGAAGGGGTTATAGAACACCTAAACCTTTTATTGTTCCTCACATACAATATTTACATATAA
- a CDS encoding GDCCVxC domain-containing (seleno)protein, producing MDTILISEITCPNCGHKKSEEMPTDACQFFYQCESCKTTLKPIKGDCCVFCSYGTVKCPPIQEGNACCK from the coding sequence ATGGACACTATTTTAATATCAGAAATCACTTGTCCAAATTGTGGACATAAAAAATCCGAAGAAATGCCAACCGATGCTTGTCAATTTTTCTATCAGTGTGAGAGTTGCAAAACAACTCTAAAACCTATAAAGGGAGATTGTTGCGTGTTTTGTAGTTACGGTACAGTAAAGTGCCCACCTATTCAAGAGGGAAATGCCTGTTGTAAATAA
- the merTP gene encoding mercuric transport protein MerTP, with product MKTEKKLIGAGLLTAIASSLCCITPILAIVAGSSGIASTFSWLEPFRPYFIGMTVLVLGFAWYQKLKPQKQSDCNCETNQKPNFMQTKSFLGIITAMSVLLLSFPSYAHIFIPKTKSVSIVTSTSKIQKVEFTIKGMTCSGCEHHVKTEINKLKGIVEVVVSYENGNAIVKFDNKQTTIEQIEKAINSTGYKSIKRKIIS from the coding sequence ATGAAAACAGAAAAAAAATTAATCGGTGCAGGACTTTTGACAGCAATTGCTTCGTCTTTGTGCTGTATTACGCCAATTTTGGCTATAGTTGCGGGTTCAAGCGGAATTGCTTCTACCTTTTCGTGGCTCGAACCTTTTCGACCTTATTTTATTGGTATGACTGTTTTAGTTCTTGGCTTTGCTTGGTATCAAAAACTGAAACCTCAAAAACAAAGTGACTGCAATTGTGAAACAAATCAAAAACCAAATTTTATGCAAACGAAATCATTTTTAGGAATTATTACCGCTATGTCAGTTCTGCTTTTATCATTTCCGAGTTATGCTCACATCTTTATTCCGAAGACAAAAAGCGTGTCAATTGTAACCTCGACTTCTAAAATTCAAAAAGTTGAATTTACTATTAAAGGAATGACTTGTTCTGGTTGTGAACATCACGTAAAGACAGAAATTAACAAACTAAAAGGCATTGTTGAAGTTGTTGTTTCTTACGAAAACGGTAATGCAATTGTAAAGTTTGACAACAAACAAACTACCATCGAGCAAATCGAAAAAGCTATCAACTCGACTGGTTACAAGTCAATAAAAAGAAAAATTATTTCATAA
- a CDS encoding ArsR/SmtB family transcription factor, whose amino-acid sequence MDNLSCIRQQADVKQIMRCKDRISEIKGTVDYLSSGLELAGNNVRLKILFLLYEEKQLCVCDLSDILGMTISAVSQHLRKLKDRKLIETERQAQTIFYSLAKEYEKMLKPFFKILNENKILEAI is encoded by the coding sequence ATGGATAATCTTTCTTGTATAAGGCAGCAGGCGGACGTTAAGCAGATAATGCGTTGCAAAGACCGGATTAGTGAAATCAAAGGGACAGTTGATTATTTATCCAGCGGACTTGAGTTAGCGGGTAACAATGTAAGACTGAAAATACTTTTCCTTCTTTATGAAGAAAAGCAACTTTGTGTTTGCGACCTAAGCGATATTCTCGGTATGACCATTTCGGCAGTTTCTCAGCACTTGCGAAAACTCAAAGACAGAAAACTCATTGAAACGGAAAGACAAGCGCAAACTATTTTCTATTCGTTGGCAAAAGAGTATGAAAAAATGCTCAAACCTTTTTTCAAAATCCTTAACGAAAACAAAATTTTGGAAGCAATATGA
- a CDS encoding VOC family protein: protein MIELIKTIPAFPVRKIDKAVDFYEAKFGFTCRHQEKHFAILVRDNIELHLWASCNYNWKWKSIFLFLKPISSGAESFLAGTHSCRIEVKGVEELYKELKEKEVLHNEKTEIESTYYGTKEFAALDLYGNLLSFYENV, encoded by the coding sequence ATGATAGAGCTAATAAAAACAATACCCGCATTTCCTGTTCGAAAAATTGACAAAGCAGTTGATTTTTACGAAGCCAAATTCGGTTTTACTTGCCGGCATCAAGAAAAACACTTTGCAATTTTAGTTCGTGACAATATAGAACTCCATTTGTGGGCTTCTTGTAATTACAATTGGAAATGGAAAAGCATTTTTCTATTTCTAAAACCGATTAGTAGCGGGGCAGAAAGCTTTTTAGCAGGAACACACAGTTGCAGAATTGAAGTAAAGGGAGTTGAAGAGCTGTATAAGGAGCTAAAAGAAAAAGAGGTACTTCACAATGAAAAAACAGAGATAGAAAGTACCTATTATGGCACAAAAGAATTTGCAGCATTAGACTTATACGGAAATCTTTTATCCTTTTATGAAAATGTATAA
- a CDS encoding multicopper oxidase family protein: MNIPINSKRRLLQAVFILLCSQSVFAQKVVRYELYVKDTLVNYAGKEKRAIAVNGQIPMPTLTFTEGDTAEIVVHNQLKESTSLHWHGVFLPNKEDGVPWLTQKPIKAGTTYTYRFPIIQHGTHWYHSHSGLQEQIGMYGSFVMKKRNDDKTFRKGIDDLPTVPIILSEWTNLNPDNINRMLHNANDWAAIKKNATQSYAEAIREGNFKTKLTNEWKRMLAMDVSDVYYDKILINGNHTTDLKTVDGKTLKAGDKVRLRVSNGGASSYFWLRYAGGKITVVANDGNDVEPVEVDRLIIAVSETYDIVVTIPDDGVAYEFLATTEDRTQSASYFVGNGIKQLISPLPRLKYFEGMKMMNDMMKMNGDLDDMGMKMSLNQMDMNVVMYPEITGEAKPKEDHSQHNMNMDNEPNRYNANALGEIKTLNYAMLQSPYNTELPKDAPVKELKFTLTGNMNRYVWSMDNKILSETDKIPVKKGEILRITIYNNSMMRHPMHLHGFDFRVINGKGEKSPLKNVLDIMPMETDTIEFLANEEGDWFFHCHILYHMMSGMNRVFAVDDYQNPYLPNKKQAYNKLQRESNMPHFMAQNDFATNGNDGEAMFQNARWSLGTEWRLGYNDMHGYEVETHLGRYIGKMQWLMPFIGFDWRYRKMGMDEHETNLFGQKNEKDTRRAVSLGFMYTLPMLVNFQAEVYHDGIVRLSLMREDIPVSKRLRAGFMVNTDMEYMAELKYIINKNIGIRTHYDSDMGLGVGVSLNY, translated from the coding sequence ATGAATATACCCATAAATAGTAAAAGGAGATTGTTGCAAGCGGTATTTATACTGCTGTGTTCGCAATCCGTTTTTGCACAAAAAGTAGTGAGATATGAGCTGTATGTAAAAGATACGCTTGTAAACTATGCAGGCAAAGAAAAAAGAGCTATTGCCGTAAATGGACAAATACCAATGCCTACACTTACTTTCACAGAAGGCGATACAGCCGAAATAGTAGTCCATAACCAATTAAAAGAAAGTACCTCGCTCCATTGGCACGGTGTGTTCCTACCTAATAAAGAAGATGGTGTGCCGTGGCTGACACAAAAACCTATTAAGGCAGGTACAACTTATACCTATCGTTTTCCGATTATCCAACACGGAACGCATTGGTATCATTCCCATTCAGGTTTGCAGGAGCAAATTGGAATGTATGGCAGTTTTGTAATGAAAAAACGTAATGACGATAAAACCTTTAGAAAAGGAATTGATGATTTGCCGACCGTACCCATCATTTTAAGCGAATGGACAAACCTAAATCCCGATAACATTAACCGCATGTTGCATAATGCCAATGATTGGGCTGCGATAAAAAAGAACGCTACACAGTCCTATGCGGAAGCCATCAGAGAGGGAAATTTCAAAACCAAATTGACCAACGAATGGAAACGTATGTTGGCAATGGACGTAAGCGATGTGTATTATGACAAAATATTAATCAACGGAAATCATACTACCGATTTAAAAACAGTTGATGGCAAAACACTAAAAGCAGGAGATAAAGTAAGATTAAGAGTATCAAACGGCGGAGCATCATCCTATTTTTGGTTACGATATGCAGGCGGTAAAATTACAGTAGTAGCCAATGATGGTAATGATGTAGAGCCAGTAGAGGTAGATAGATTAATCATTGCGGTTTCCGAAACTTATGATATTGTGGTAACAATTCCTGACGATGGAGTTGCCTACGAGTTTTTAGCCACAACCGAAGACAGAACACAATCGGCAAGCTATTTTGTAGGCAATGGTATCAAACAGTTAATATCGCCACTCCCAAGATTGAAATATTTTGAGGGGATGAAGATGATGAACGATATGATGAAGATGAATGGAGATTTGGACGATATGGGTATGAAAATGAGCCTGAACCAAATGGATATGAATGTGGTAATGTATCCCGAAATTACTGGAGAGGCTAAACCTAAAGAAGACCATAGCCAACACAATATGAATATGGATAATGAACCCAACCGTTACAATGCAAATGCTTTGGGAGAAATAAAAACGCTGAATTATGCAATGTTACAATCTCCTTACAATACGGAACTCCCTAAAGATGCTCCGGTCAAAGAATTGAAGTTTACCCTTACAGGAAATATGAACCGATATGTATGGAGTATGGATAATAAAATACTTTCTGAAACCGATAAAATACCTGTAAAAAAAGGAGAAATTTTACGCATCACCATTTACAATAATTCGATGATGCGCCACCCGATGCACCTGCACGGTTTTGATTTCAGGGTAATCAACGGTAAAGGCGAAAAATCACCACTTAAAAATGTTTTGGATATAATGCCAATGGAAACAGATACCATCGAATTTTTAGCAAATGAAGAGGGAGATTGGTTTTTCCATTGTCATATACTTTACCATATGATGTCGGGGATGAACAGGGTATTTGCTGTTGACGATTATCAAAATCCGTATTTGCCCAATAAAAAGCAAGCCTACAATAAATTACAGCGAGAAAGCAATATGCCGCACTTTATGGCACAGAATGATTTTGCAACCAATGGTAACGATGGCGAAGCAATGTTTCAAAATGCAAGATGGTCTTTGGGTACAGAATGGCGTTTAGGCTACAACGATATGCACGGCTATGAAGTAGAAACACATTTAGGAAGATACATCGGAAAAATGCAGTGGCTTATGCCCTTTATAGGTTTTGACTGGCGTTATCGTAAAATGGGAATGGATGAGCACGAAACCAATTTATTCGGACAGAAGAATGAAAAAGATACACGCAGAGCAGTTAGTTTAGGTTTTATGTACACCCTACCAATGCTCGTAAACTTTCAGGCAGAAGTATATCACGATGGGATTGTTCGTTTATCGTTGATGCGTGAAGACATCCCTGTTTCAAAAAGATTAAGAGCTGGCTTTATGGTCAATACCGATATGGAATATATGGCAGAATTAAAATATATTATCAATAAAAATATTGGCATTCGTACACATTATGACAGTGATATGGGATTGGGCGTAGGAGTGAGTTTGAATTATTAA